The following coding sequences lie in one Epinephelus moara isolate mb chromosome 17, YSFRI_EMoa_1.0, whole genome shotgun sequence genomic window:
- the LOC126403858 gene encoding ladderlectin-like, whose amino-acid sequence MSWARAERYCQALGGNLASVHNYRQYYWMQRLIFSATHSYRQAWIGGSDAQQEHYWFWSDGTSFNYRRWCRGEPNNHGGKQHCMQMNHAGGRCWDDLQCSNKLPSVCARKRR is encoded by the exons ATGAGCTGGGCTAGAGCTGAG AGATACTGTCAGGCCCTGGGTGGAAACCTTGCGTCTGTTCACAACTACCGGCAGTACTATTGGATGCAGAGGCTGATTTTCAGTGCCACTCATTCGTATAGACAGGCATGGATTGGAGGCTCTGATGCACAACAg GAGCATTACTGGTTCTGGAGTGATGGCACATCTTTCAACTACCGGAGATGGTGTCGTGGAGAGCCTAATAACCATGGCGGCAAACAGCATTGTATGCAGATGAATCATGCAG GTGGGAGGTGCTGGGATGACCTCCAATGCTCCAACAAGTTACCGTCTGTCTGCGCCAGGAAGAGAAGATGA